The proteins below are encoded in one region of Halalkalicoccus jeotgali B3:
- a CDS encoding endonuclease V codes for MEVVHPKFRPDPGLSRAEMEALQREIGHEAVFEDDLAPLPDSPLVVGVDQAFPDEQAVSAIVAMRDGEVIERTSAVTDLSIPYIPGLLSFREGESILAAFETLECEPDLALFDGSGRIHYREAGLATHMGVALDLPSVGVAKSLLCGRLSNPPEEPFAEGTRVPILANGRVEVEEGNVLGYAVQTRQYDGGSRYINPLYVSPGHRVGPETAAGLAEAHCAGYKLPEPIRRADAYAGELASEARQ; via the coding sequence ATGGAGGTCGTCCATCCGAAATTTCGCCCTGATCCCGGACTCTCGCGGGCGGAGATGGAGGCCCTCCAGCGCGAGATCGGCCACGAGGCGGTCTTCGAGGACGACCTGGCCCCCCTGCCCGACTCGCCGCTGGTCGTCGGCGTCGATCAGGCCTTCCCAGACGAGCAGGCCGTCAGCGCGATCGTCGCCATGCGCGACGGCGAGGTGATCGAACGCACCTCCGCAGTAACCGACCTTTCCATACCGTATATCCCCGGCCTGCTCTCCTTCCGGGAGGGCGAATCGATCCTTGCGGCCTTCGAGACCTTGGAGTGCGAGCCGGATCTGGCGCTGTTCGACGGCAGCGGCCGGATTCATTACAGGGAGGCCGGACTGGCGACTCACATGGGCGTCGCGCTCGATCTCCCCAGCGTCGGCGTCGCAAAGAGCCTGCTCTGTGGCCGACTGAGCAACCCGCCCGAGGAGCCCTTCGCGGAGGGCACGCGAGTGCCGATACTGGCGAACGGCCGGGTCGAAGTCGAAGAGGGCAACGTACTGGGCTACGCGGTCCAGACCCGCCAGTACGACGGGGGGTCGCGCTACATCAACCCCCTCTACGTGAGCCCGGGCCACCGCGTCGGCCCCGAGACGGCAGCGGGGCTGGCGGAAGCACACTGTGCGGGCTATAAACTCCCCGAGCCGATCCGGCGGGCCGACGCCTATGCGGGCGAACTGGCGAGCGAAGCGCGTCAGTAG
- a CDS encoding SHOCT domain-containing protein — MRIERFQRRLDEEYADGWRVAREGETRVVLKNPQYGSAWIHGLIALTTVWFTFGLGNLMYAVYAYLNSPTKLLTEDDCFADPDLDTDALTLLRQRYARGELSDEEFDHRIERLLGSDPERNRRSRDRATDRY, encoded by the coding sequence ATGAGGATCGAGCGGTTTCAACGGCGACTCGACGAGGAGTACGCCGACGGATGGCGGGTCGCCCGCGAGGGCGAGACCCGCGTCGTACTGAAAAACCCCCAGTACGGTTCGGCGTGGATCCACGGACTGATCGCCCTTACCACCGTGTGGTTCACCTTCGGCCTCGGCAACCTCATGTACGCCGTCTACGCGTACCTCAACTCGCCGACGAAGCTCCTGACTGAAGACGACTGTTTCGCAGACCCCGATCTCGATACCGACGCGCTAACCCTGTTGCGCCAGCGCTACGCGCGCGGCGAGCTAAGCGATGAAGAGTTCGACCACCGGATCGAGCGCCTGCTAGGGAGCGACCCCGAGAGGAACCGCCGGTCCCGAGACCGAGCGACCGATCGCTACTGA
- a CDS encoding SDR family oxidoreductase, which yields MEKTVCITGCSSGIGRETARQFLQEEWTVYATARDTGDIADLAELGCETAELDVTNDVQIQSVVEHILAETGRIDCLVNNAGYGQLGPVEDIPVRDVEKQFDTNVYGPHRLVREVLPHMRERGDGTIVNVSSLAGRVSFPGGGVYCGSKAALESMTDALRVEADRFGVDVVLVEPGPVASNFSDRATDSADDIPRSEAYSDIYSVIDDTSAIGGDGPGAIEPGEVADWIVHAASATRPNARYPVGKAAKLGSLARLVPDSLRDTAFKLALKIAG from the coding sequence ATGGAGAAGACCGTTTGTATCACGGGCTGTTCGTCGGGGATCGGTCGCGAGACGGCACGGCAGTTCCTGCAGGAGGAATGGACGGTGTACGCGACCGCCCGTGATACGGGCGATATCGCGGACCTCGCGGAGCTCGGCTGTGAGACGGCCGAACTCGACGTGACCAACGACGTACAGATACAATCGGTCGTCGAGCATATCCTCGCGGAGACCGGCCGGATCGACTGTCTGGTCAACAACGCGGGCTACGGCCAACTGGGTCCCGTCGAGGACATCCCGGTGCGCGACGTCGAAAAGCAGTTCGACACCAACGTCTACGGTCCGCATCGCCTCGTCCGGGAGGTCCTCCCGCACATGCGCGAGCGCGGCGACGGCACGATCGTCAACGTCTCCAGTCTGGCCGGGCGCGTCTCCTTTCCCGGCGGCGGCGTCTACTGCGGGTCGAAAGCCGCCCTCGAATCGATGACCGACGCTCTCAGAGTCGAGGCCGACCGCTTCGGCGTCGACGTCGTGTTGGTCGAACCCGGGCCGGTGGCGTCGAACTTCTCGGACCGTGCGACCGACTCCGCGGACGACATCCCACGCTCGGAGGCCTACAGCGACATCTACAGCGTGATCGACGACACGAGCGCGATCGGCGGGGACGGACCGGGCGCAATCGAGCCCGGCGAGGTCGCAGACTGGATCGTCCACGCCGCGAGCGCGACCCGCCCCAACGCCCGGTATCCCGTCGGGAAGGCCGCCAAACTCGGGTCGCTCGCCCGCCTAGTTCCCGACTCGCTTCGCGACACGGCGTTCAAACTCGCCCTGAAGATCGCCGGATGA
- a CDS encoding glycerate kinase type-2 family protein, with the protein MMQDREALGGTAARDLALDCIEAGIEAGDPERAIAESVSLDGDRLTIGETSYDLASYADVVVFGGGNAGGRMASAIEGVLGKRISRGVVVTDAPEETDRIEVLPGDHPVPSERGVESTRRMLELADDAADDTLALVLVSGGGSALMPAPAEGITLSALQEVTEALLASGAEIGEINAVRKHCSAFKGGGLARRAAPGTVVSLIVSDVIGNDLSTIASGPTAPDATTFEEAKEVLSRYGIDPPEAIASRLERGAEGEVAETPDAEDPVFDRVDNHVIADGFSALEAVRDLASERGSEPLILSSSVRGEAREAAKTHVAIAEEVQRTGNPLAAPAVVCSGGETTVTLRGDGTGGPNQEFALAAAIELRGREGIALTAVDTDGIDGATDAAGAVVDGESVSDPETARAALAENDVYPYLEERDSLIETGATGTNVNDLRVLVIANPEGSR; encoded by the coding sequence ATGATGCAGGATCGCGAGGCGCTTGGCGGGACGGCCGCCCGCGACCTCGCACTCGACTGTATCGAGGCCGGAATCGAGGCCGGGGACCCCGAGCGGGCGATCGCCGAGAGCGTCTCGCTCGACGGCGATCGACTGACCATCGGCGAAACGAGCTACGACCTCGCTTCGTACGCCGACGTCGTCGTCTTCGGCGGGGGTAACGCCGGCGGCCGGATGGCGAGCGCGATCGAGGGCGTACTGGGTAAGCGGATTTCGAGAGGGGTCGTCGTCACCGACGCACCTGAAGAGACCGACCGGATCGAGGTGCTGCCGGGCGATCACCCCGTCCCCTCCGAGCGCGGGGTCGAGTCCACCCGCCGGATGCTCGAACTCGCGGACGACGCGGCGGACGATACGCTCGCGCTCGTGCTGGTCTCGGGTGGGGGAAGCGCGCTCATGCCCGCGCCCGCCGAGGGGATCACGCTTTCTGCACTCCAAGAGGTAACCGAAGCGCTGCTCGCGAGCGGGGCGGAGATCGGCGAGATCAACGCCGTCCGCAAGCACTGCTCGGCGTTCAAAGGCGGCGGGTTGGCACGCCGGGCCGCTCCCGGTACCGTGGTCTCGCTGATCGTCAGCGACGTCATCGGTAACGACCTGAGCACGATCGCGAGCGGGCCGACCGCCCCCGACGCGACGACCTTCGAGGAGGCCAAAGAGGTGCTCTCGCGATACGGGATCGACCCACCCGAGGCGATCGCGAGTCGCCTCGAACGCGGGGCAGAGGGGGAGGTAGCGGAGACGCCAGACGCCGAGGATCCCGTCTTCGATCGGGTCGACAATCACGTGATCGCCGACGGCTTCAGCGCCCTCGAAGCGGTCCGCGACCTCGCAAGCGAGCGGGGCTCCGAGCCGCTGATCCTCTCTTCCAGTGTGCGCGGCGAGGCCCGCGAGGCCGCAAAAACCCACGTCGCGATCGCAGAGGAAGTCCAACGAACGGGCAATCCGCTCGCCGCACCCGCAGTGGTCTGTTCGGGCGGCGAGACGACCGTGACGCTGCGTGGCGATGGCACCGGCGGGCCCAACCAGGAGTTCGCGCTTGCTGCGGCGATCGAACTCCGGGGGAGAGAGGGAATCGCGCTGACCGCGGTCGACACCGACGGGATCGACGGCGCGACCGACGCGGCGGGCGCGGTGGTCGATGGCGAGAGCGTCTCGGACCCCGAAACGGCGCGGGCTGCCCTCGCCGAGAACGACGTCTACCCGTATCTCGAAGAACGCGATTCGCTCATCGAGACGGGGGCGACAGGAACGAACGTCAACGACCTGCGGGTACTCGTCATCGCCAATCCCGAGGGGAGTCGTTGA
- a CDS encoding M24 family metallopeptidase, which produces MDADYEGRTRACQQALSPEECLVLFPGPNLQYLTGFRDEPMERHFLLFVPREGEPVFLAPTMYDDQLADTWVSDTRLWDDGEDPREYIEEILSHLDPECLLVDDRLWARFTQDLQAVTDAEFGLASEVLADLRLKKDEAEIDAIRRASALTDRVSEEIRTLDAIGMTERDLAREIESQLADAGGEGPSFETIVAAGPNGARPHHRHGDREIEAGDPVVLDFGTRLDGYPSDQTRTVVFGGDPPTGFEAVHDVVREAQGAAVEAIAPGVPAEAVDRAAREVIEDAGYGEQFTHRTGHGVGIEVHEPPYIVDGNSRALEAGMVFSVEPGVYLDGEFGVRIEDLVVVTAEGCERLNDSPRDWR; this is translated from the coding sequence ATGGACGCCGACTACGAGGGCCGGACCCGCGCCTGCCAACAGGCGCTTTCTCCCGAGGAGTGTCTCGTGCTCTTTCCGGGACCGAACCTCCAATATTTGACCGGATTTCGCGACGAGCCGATGGAACGTCACTTCCTCCTGTTCGTTCCCCGTGAGGGCGAGCCCGTCTTCCTCGCGCCGACGATGTACGACGACCAGCTTGCCGACACCTGGGTCTCTGATACTCGACTCTGGGACGACGGCGAGGACCCTCGCGAGTACATCGAGGAGATCCTCTCGCACCTCGACCCGGAGTGCTTGCTCGTCGACGACCGGCTGTGGGCGCGCTTCACCCAGGACCTTCAGGCTGTGACGGACGCCGAGTTCGGGCTGGCAAGCGAGGTGCTTGCGGACCTCCGCCTGAAGAAGGACGAGGCCGAAATAGACGCGATTCGACGGGCCAGCGCGTTGACGGACCGGGTGAGCGAGGAGATCAGGACGCTGGACGCGATCGGGATGACCGAACGCGACCTCGCCCGCGAGATCGAGTCACAATTAGCCGATGCGGGCGGCGAGGGTCCCTCCTTCGAGACGATCGTCGCCGCCGGACCGAACGGCGCGCGCCCGCACCACCGCCATGGCGACCGAGAGATCGAAGCTGGCGATCCCGTCGTCCTCGATTTCGGGACCCGACTCGATGGCTATCCGAGCGACCAGACCCGGACGGTCGTCTTCGGGGGCGACCCACCGACGGGGTTCGAGGCGGTTCACGACGTCGTCCGTGAGGCTCAGGGGGCGGCCGTCGAGGCGATCGCACCCGGCGTCCCCGCGGAAGCGGTCGACCGCGCTGCGAGGGAGGTCATCGAAGACGCGGGCTACGGCGAGCAGTTCACGCATAGAACGGGCCACGGGGTCGGCATCGAGGTCCACGAACCGCCATACATCGTCGACGGGAACTCGAGGGCGCTCGAAGCGGGCATGGTCTTCAGCGTCGAGCCGGGCGTCTATCTCGACGGCGAGTTCGGCGTCCGGATCGAGGACCTGGTGGTCGTCACTGCCGAGGGCTGTGAACGGCTCAACGACTCCCCTCGGGATTGGCGATGA
- a CDS encoding ArsA family ATPase: protein MAELDVEPVEEIEDVEVSVPSGVDAPEYVLYGGKGGVGKTTMAAATALASARDGTRTLVVSTDPAHSLSDTLETEIPSEATQIRDDIPLFAAEIDPDDAMDEGMLGGENPLGGFEGMFGGADGVGYEGPADEESGLGDLLSGGSMPGADEAAAMRQLLQYLDDDRFDRVVIDTAPTGHTLRLLELPELMDSMVGRLMQFRQRMQGMVEGMKGMFGDDPSEGGMGDLDELRERIEHLRATLRDPTKTDFRIVMVPEEMSVVESKRLLSRLAEFEIPVSTVVVNRVMEDFANVAGGDPDDFVSPDIENCEFCNRRWKVQQGALTRSQELFRGHDVKRVPLFADEVRGERMLELVAACLD, encoded by the coding sequence ATGGCCGAACTGGACGTCGAGCCCGTCGAGGAGATCGAAGACGTGGAGGTGTCCGTTCCGAGCGGTGTCGACGCTCCGGAGTACGTACTATACGGGGGGAAAGGCGGCGTCGGCAAAACGACGATGGCCGCCGCGACCGCGCTCGCGAGCGCCCGGGACGGCACTCGAACGCTGGTGGTTTCGACGGACCCCGCCCACTCGCTTTCGGACACGCTCGAAACGGAGATTCCGAGCGAGGCGACGCAGATTCGAGACGACATCCCGCTCTTTGCCGCCGAGATCGACCCCGACGACGCGATGGATGAAGGGATGCTCGGCGGCGAGAACCCGCTCGGCGGGTTCGAAGGGATGTTCGGCGGTGCCGATGGGGTCGGTTACGAGGGGCCCGCCGACGAGGAGAGCGGGCTGGGCGACCTGCTGTCGGGCGGGTCGATGCCCGGAGCGGACGAGGCGGCGGCGATGCGCCAACTGCTTCAGTACCTCGACGACGACCGCTTCGACCGGGTCGTGATCGACACCGCGCCGACGGGCCACACCCTCCGATTGCTCGAACTCCCCGAACTGATGGACTCGATGGTCGGGCGGCTGATGCAGTTCCGCCAGCGGATGCAGGGGATGGTCGAGGGAATGAAGGGGATGTTCGGCGACGACCCCTCTGAAGGGGGGATGGGGGATCTCGACGAACTCCGCGAGCGAATCGAGCACCTACGCGCGACGCTGCGAGACCCCACGAAAACGGACTTCCGGATCGTAATGGTGCCCGAGGAGATGAGCGTCGTCGAGTCCAAACGCCTGCTCAGTAGGTTAGCGGAGTTCGAGATCCCCGTTTCCACGGTGGTCGTCAACCGCGTGATGGAGGACTTCGCGAACGTCGCCGGCGGCGACCCCGACGATTTCGTCTCGCCGGATATCGAGAACTGCGAGTTCTGTAATCGGCGCTGGAAGGTCCAACAGGGCGCGTTGACCCGCTCTCAGGAGCTGTTTCGCGGCCACGACGTCAAACGGGTACCGCTGTTTGCTGACGAGGTCCGGGGCGAACGGATGCTCGAACTCGTCGCGGCCTGCCTCGACTGA